The window ACTCTGGGCCGTGTGCTCTTCAACGAGCTGCTGCCGCGGGGCTACCCGTTCGTCAACAAGCAGATGCACAAGAAGGTGCAGGCCGCGATCATCAACGATCTGGCCGAGCGCTACCCGATGATCGTCGTCGCGCAGACCGTCGACAAGCTCAAGGACGCCGGCTTCTACTGGGCCACCCGCTCGGGTGTCACCGTGTCGATGGCCGACGTGCTCGTTCCGCCGGAGAAGCAGGAGATCCTCGAGCGCTACGAGGCGGCTGCCGACAGCATCGAGAAGCAGTACCAGCGCGGCAAGCTCGACAAGGGCGAGCGCAACGAAGCGTTGGTGAAGATCTGGCAGGACGCGACCGAAGAGGTCGGTCAGGCGCTGCGCTCGCACTACCCGAAGGACAACCCGATCATCACGATTGTGGATTCGGGCGCGACGGGTAACTTCACCCAGACGCGGACGCTGGCCGGCATGAAGGGTCTGGTGACCAACCCGAAGGGTGAGTTCATCCCGCGTCCGATCAAGTCCTCGTTCCGCGAGGGCCTGACGGTGCTGGAGTACTTCATCAACACCCACGGCGCACGTAAGGGCTTGGCGGACACCGCACTTCGTACCGCCGACTCCGGTTACCTGACCCGTCGTCTGGTCGACGTGTCGCAGGACGTCATCGTGCGCGAGACCGACTGTGAGACCGAGCGCGGCATCACGGTCACGCTGGCCGAGTTGCAGGGCGATCAGCTGCTGCGTGATCAGCACATCGAGACGTCCGCCTACGCGCGGACGCTGGCCACCGACGCGGTCGACGCCAACGGCAACGTTGTCGTCGAGCGTGGTCACGATCTCGGTGACCCGGCGATCGATGCGCTGCTGGCCGCCGGCATCACCGAGGTGAAGGTCCGCTCCGTGCTGACCTGCGCCACCGGCACCGGCGTGTGCGCGATGTGCTACGGCCGCTCGATGGCCACCGGCAAGCTCGTCGACATCGGCGAGGCCGTCGGTATCGTCGCCGCGCAGTCCATCGGTGAGCCCGGCACGCAGCTGACCATGCGTACCTTCCACCAGGGTGGCGTCACCGGCGGTGCCGACATCGTCGGTGGTCTGCCCCGCGTGCAGGAGCTGTTCGAGGCCCGCATTCCGCGGAACCGGGCCCCGATCGCCGACGTCTCCGGCCGGATCCGGCTGGAGGAGAGCGACAAGTTCTACAAGATCACCATCGTTCCCGACGACGGGGGCGAAGAGGTCGTGTACGACAAGCTCTCGCGTCGTCAGCGCCTGAAGGTGTTCAAGCACGACGACGGCTCCGAGCGTCTGCTCACCGACGGCGACCACGTCGAGGTCGGCCAGCAGCTGCTGGAAGGCTCGGCGGACCCGCACGAGGTGCTGCGCGTCCAGGGCCCCCGCGAGGTGCAGATCCACCTCGTCAAGGAGGTCCAGGAGGTCTACCGCGCCCAGGGTGTGTCGATCCACGACAAGCACATCGAGGTCATCGTCCGGCAGATGCTGCGTCGCGTCACGATCATCGATTCGGGTGCGACGGAGTTCCTGCCCGGCTCGCTGACCGAGCGTGGCGAGTTCGAGACGGAGAACCGTCGGGTGGTCGCCGAGGGCGGCGAGCCCGCGGCCGGCCGTCCGGTGCTGATGGGTATCACGAAGGCGTCGCTGGCCACCGATTCGTGGCTGTCGGCGGCGTCGTTCCAGGAGACCACCCGCGTGCTGACCGATGCGGCGATCAACTGCCGCAGCGACAAGCTGCAGGGTCTGAAGGAGAACGTGATCATCGGCAAGCTGATCCCGGCCGGCACCGGCATCAACCGGTACCGCAACATCCAGGTTCAGCCGACCGAAGAAGCACGTGCGGCCGCGTACACGATCCCGTCTTACGAGGATCAGTACTACAGCCCGGACTTCGGCCAGGCGACCGGCGCCGCGGTGCCGCTCGACGACTACGGCTACTCCGACTACCGGTAGGCCGCAGCAAGTCAGTCCACGGAAAGGCCCCCGCTCCTCGACAGAGGGCGGGGGCTTTTTCGTGCTCCGGGGCTGCGCGGACGATGCGCGACCGAGCAGATAATCTGCCCGGGATGCTGATGAACGCGCTGTGGTTCGTGGTCGGGCTGCTGACGGTGATCGCCGGCGCAGAGGTCATGGTCAGGGGTGGGGCCGAGGTGGCGGCCCGGCTGGGTATCAGCCCGATCATCATCGGACTGACCGTGGTGTCGATCGGGACCAGCATGCCCGAGCTGGCGGTGGGGGTGGTGTCGGCGGCCGACGGCAGTGGTGCGCTCGCGGTCGGCAACATCGCCGGCACCAACGTCGTCAACATCCTGCTGATCCTGGGCTTGAGCGCGCTGCTGGTGCCGCTGGCGCTGGCGATGCGCACCATCCGGTTCGAGCTGCCCATGATGGCCGTCGCGGCGCTGCTGTTCTGGGGCCTGGCCGCCGACGGCAATCTGTCGCGACTCGACGGGGGCATCCTGGTCACCGCGGCCGTCGGTTACACCGCCGCGGTGATCTGGTCGGCTCGTCGCGAATCCCGGGCGATCGCCGCCGAGTTCGCCTCCGAGTTCGCCCCGGAGCCTGTCGCGACGACGACCGAGGTCCGGCGGCGGACGGCGACGCACGTGGCCATGACGGTCGGCGGGATCGTGGTGGTGGTGATCGGTGCCGACTGGCTGGTCGACGGCGCCGTCGGGATGGCCCGGCAGTTCGGGGTTACCGATGCGTTGATCGGCCTGACCGTGGTCGCGATCGGGACGTCGGCGCCCGAGCTGGTGACCACCGTGATGACCACCCTGCGCGGTGACCGCGACATCGCGATCGGCAACCTGATCGGCAGCAGCATCTACAACATCCTGCTGATCCTGGGGATCACCTGCCTGGTGCCGGCGGGAGGGTTGGCGCTGACCGAGGGTCTGGTCCGCATCGACATCCCGGTGATGGTCGTCGTGGGGCTGGCGTGCATCCCGATCTTCCTGTCGGGCCGGCGGGTGTCGCGGATGGAGGGCGGGATGATGGTCGCGGCGTATCTCGGCTATCTGGCGTTCGTGCTGAGCACACAGACGTAGTCGGCCTCTAGACTCGGCGGGGTGCTGATCGGTTCCCATGTTCACGGCGATGACCCCCTGGCCGCGGCAGAGGCGGACGGCGCTGACGTCGTCCAGTTCTTCCTCGGCAATCCGCAGAGTTGGAAGAAGCCGCCGCCGCGCGACGACGCTGACGTGCTGAAAGCGGCATCGATGCCGATCTACGTACATGCTCCGTATCTCATCAATGTCGCCTCGGCGAACAATCGGGTGCGGATCCCATCCCGAAAGATCTTGCAGGACACCTGCGATGCCGCCTCGGACATCGGCGCCACTGCGGTGATCGTGCACGGCGGTCATGCCGACGACAACGACATGGACGCCGGGTTCGAGCGCTGGGTGAAGGCGCTGGCGAGCCTCAAGACCGACGTCCCCGTCTATCTGGAGAACACCGCGGGTGGCGACCACGCGATGGCACGCCACTTCGACACGATCGCGCGGCTGTGGGACCACATCGGGGACATGGGCATCGGATTCTGTCTCGACACCTGCCACGCCTGGGCCGCGGGGGAGGCGCTGATCGATGCGGTCGAGCGGATCAAGGGCATCACGGGCCGGATCGATCTCGTCCACTGCAACGATTCGCGTGACGCCGCGGGATCGGGCGCGGATCGGCACGCGAATTTCGGGACGGGGCAGATCGACCCGCAACTGCTCGTTGCTGTGGTCACCGCCGCGGGCGCGCCGGTGATCTGCGAGACGTCGGACGACGGCCGCAAGGACGACATCGCGTTTCTGCGGGAGCACGTCAGCTAGTTGGTCCACAGGTCCGGCCCAGGAGACCTGCGTGCCGGGCCGGCGGGCCTTCCGCTGACCGCGGCACACCGCGAACTTGTCGCAATCCGGACGTCGAGCCGCGGTATACACGTCGGACGCCGTTCTTTTCGTTTTCTGCACTGGTGGGGGTGACTCCGGACCGGCAGGCAACCATGCCCGCGTGGCAGGAAGGTTTGCTGTCGGCCGGCGTCGCGCCGGCACCTCGACCTGCGGGATTCGGCTGGGCTCCATTGTCGCAAAACGGAATCGAGGGCACGGCTCCCTCGCGGTCACTGACGAACTGCGGCGTCCGGCACGTTGCGAGCAGCGCGGGTATTTCGCGGATCGCAACACCAAACCAATTTGCTCGAAAATCTCAGTTTGACGGGTGTCAAAATCTCCCCACGGTGCAGGCGGGATTGTTCGCACAATGCACGAGTCAGATGACTTGTCCATGGCCTGTGACCTGCCATTTCTCTACGGTTGAAGAGGGTGTCTAGCAAACTTACGGCAACGAAAATAGTTGCGTTTGCACATAAACGGCCGACGGTCTAGTTGCGAATGCAAGTACTGCGGAAATTCGTGTGCAGAAAACCTTCGAACAGCGATTTCCGGGTGCTAATTTCCGTGCGTCTGCGTTCCTGCAGGCTCCGATCGGGTTTCTCAGTAGGGGGTTGTTGGCCTTGTCCAATCGACGTAAGCAAAAGTCTGGCGGTACCAAGAGTGTGGTCCGCCCTGTAATCACAACCGGCCTTGCCGGTGCAGGCATGTTGGCTGCCGGGATGATGTTCCTGGCGCCTCCAGGGGCCCGGGCCCCGTGACCGCCGCCATTCAATTGACGTCGACGGGGTCGGATGCCTCCGAGCCGTGGTACGTGGTCAACTTCGGCGGAGGGGCGGCGCCGTCGACGAACGCGCTCGCCAACGCCGTCGACTACAGCCGCGCCTGCGGCCTGATCTGCAACGGCGCCGACGGCACCGCGGAGAACCCGAACGGCCAGGCCGGCGGCATCCTGTTCGGCAACGGCGGTAACGGCTGGAACAGCACCATCGCCGGCGTCGACGGCGGCAACGGCGGCAACGGCGGCCTGTTCGGCGGCAACGGCGGCAACGGTGGCAACGGCTACTGGGGTGTCGTCGGTACAGCCGGTGCGGTCGGCGCGCCCGGCGCGGCCGGTGCGGCCGGTGCGGCCGGTGCGGCCAGCGGCGTCGTCGGAGGCTGGGGCACGGCCGTTCCTAACCCGGATTTTTCGTGGAATGTTGACTGTGGGGGTGTGTAGATAAGCGAAAGTGCCTGTCCTGCAAGGAATAATTGGACTTCTCTACGGTTCAAAAACCCTGACGGGAAGGCACTTCGCAGGTGAAGAATATCGCGGCGGCATCGCCGGTGAAAGTTTCCGCCGACGGCCATGGCGTTGTGTCGCATGCCGGGATGGGCATGCTGCGTGAGCTTGCCGACCGGACCGGCTTATCGGCGCAGGTCACGGCCGCGTTGGCCGACACCTACCGCGGCCCGTGGGTGTATGCGCCTGGGGAGGTGTTCGCTGATCTGGCGGCCGCGGTCGCCGACGGCGCGGACTGCATCGACGCGGTCGGTCAGCTGTGCGGTGACCGGGAGCACGTCCTGGGGGCCAAGGCCTCAACGACCACCATGTGGCGGCTGATCGATGAGCGGATCGATGCCGCGCATCTACCCGGGGTGCGCGCAGCCCGAGCCGCGGCGCGGGCAGCGGCCTGGGCTGTCGGAGCCGCCCCCACCACCGGCGGCTGGCTGCATATCGACATCGATGCCACGCTGGTGATCGATCACTCCGACAACAAGGCCGGGGCTGCGCCGACCTGGAAGAAAACGTTCGGGCTGCACCCGCTGCTGGCGTTTCTGGACCGCCCCGACATCGCCGGCGGCGAAGCCCTGGCCGGGTTGCTGCGCAACGGTAACGCCGGCTCCAACACCGCCTCCGACCACATCATCGTCCTGCACCAGGCTTTGGCATCGCTGCCAGCGGCGTGGCGGCCCAACCCCGACGATCCCGACAACCCCGAGGCCCCGAAGGTGTTGGTGCGCTGCGATACCGCCGGATCCACCCACAAATTCGCCGCAGCGTGCCGGGCCGCCGGGGCCGGGTTCTCCTTCGGGTACCCCGTCGATACCCGCGTCCAGGACGCCGTGGACACCCTCAACCTCGGCGATTGCTGGTATCCAGCGATCGACACCGACGGCGGGATCCGCGACGGCGCGTGGGTCGCTGAAGCCACCGACCTGGTCAACCTGGCCTCCTGGCCCGAAGGGACCCGGCTGATCCTGCGTAAAGAACGCCCCCACCCCGGCGCGCAGTTGCGGTTCACCGACGCCGACGGCATGCGGGTCACCGCGTTCATCACCGACACACCACCGGGTGTCGTACCCGGTCAGGTCGCCGGTCTGGAACTACGGCACCGCCAGCACGCCCGCGTCGAGGACCGTATCCGCGAACTCAAAGCCACCGGGCTGCGTAACCTGCCCTGCCACTCCTTCTGGGCCAATGCTGCCTGGCTCGAAATCGTCCTGGCCGCCGCTGACCTGGTCACCTGGACCCGCCTCATCGGGTTCGCCAGCGATCGCGCTCTGGCCCGCGTCGAGATCACCACGTTCCGCTACCGGGTCCTGCACGTGGCCGCCCGTATCACCCGCGGCGCCCGCCAACTGCGGCTACGCATCGATGCCACCTGGCGCTGGGCGGCGGCGATCGCCGCCGCCTGGCACCGCGTCCGCACCGCCTTCGGATAACACCCCACCCCATCGGACCCATCAACGATGAAGGACCCACAGGCCCCAGGAAAGCCCGCCCCACCCGGCGACACGGGACAGCACCTCTACGCCACCACACGAAAACCACTACCCAACAACACAACTCGGCATCACACCGAACCCACACCAATTACCACGCAAAATCCGGGCTAACGGAGACCTGCCGGATCTGCCCGGCCTGCCGGACATCGGCGCCTCCGGCGCCGTGGGTGCCATCGGCACTCCGGGCACCGTGGGCAGCACTGGCGCCACGGGTGCGGCGGGCGCTGTGGGCACTGTCGGCGAGGACGGTGACGACGGTGCTTCCGGCGCGGCCGGTGCTCCCGGCGCCGCAGGCGCGGCGGGTGTGACCGGAAGTTCCGGCGGAAACGGCGGAGTCGGCTTCCTCGGTGGAGCGGGCGATGCGGGTGAAGCGGGCGGCGTCGGCGGAGTCGGTGCTACCGGCAAAGCCGGAAGCGTTGGCGGCACCGGTGGAGCCGGAAATCAGGGCGGTAACGGTGGCGCAGGCGCCACCGGTAACACCGGTCTGCAGGGCCTGCCGGGTCTGAAGGGTGGCAAGGGCCTGGCCGGTGGCGCTGGTGGCGTCGGCGGTGTCGGCGGTACCGGTTCGGCCTCGCTCAGCATCGGCGGTGCGGGCTCGACCGGCGGCGTCGGCAGCAAGGGCGGCAACGGCGGCAATGCCGGTCTGTTCAGCCTGTTCGGCAAGGGCGGCAACGCCGGTAACGGCGGCACGGGCGGCACGGGCGGCGCCGGCGGCGCCGGCGGCACGGGCGGCACGGGCGGCACGGGCGGCACCGGCGGCACCGGCGCCCAGGGCGGCACGGGCGGCACCGGCGGCACCGGCGGCACGGGCGGCACGGGCGGCACGGGCGGCACCGGTGGAACCGGTGGTCAGGGCGGCACGGGCGGCACGGGCGGCGTCGGTGGTACCGGCGGCGACGGCGGCACGGGCGGTACCGGCGGCAACGGCGGCAACGGAGGCACGGGCGGCGTGGGCGGTGCCGGTGGCACCGGTGGCGCAACCGGCACCGGAACCGGCGCCGGTGTCGGTGGCACCGGAGGCCAGGGTGGCACGGGTGGTACCGGCGGCGCCGGTGGAACCGGTGGCACTGGTGGCGCGGCCGGCCTCGGCGGCACGGGAGGCACCGGCGGTGTCGGTGGTGTCGGCGGTGCGGGCGGCACGGGCGGTGCAGGTGGCACCGGCGGTGCGCCTGGCGTCGGCGGCGCGGGCGGCGACGGTGGCGACGGCGGTGCCGGCGGTACCGGTGGCGCTGGCGGTGCCGGAGGCGCAGGTGGCCCCGGTGGCAGCACGGGTGGCGCAGGCGGCGCGGGCGGCCAGGCCGGCAGTGCCGGTAAGGGCGGTCTGTTCGGCGGCAACGGCAAGGCCGGCACCAACGGTGCGACCGGTGCGGCCGGCGCCAGCGGTGCGGCCGGTGCAACCGGTGCGCAGGGCGCTCAGGGTGCAACCGGTGCGGCCGGCAAGGCAGGCGTCGATTTCGGTGACGACGGTGCGACCGGCGCGGCCGGTGCCACCGGTTCGACCGGCAGCAACGGTGCCAACGGTGCCGGCGGCGCCGCTGGCAAGGCCGGCAAGGCCGGCGAGGCCGGCGAGGCCGGTAGCCCCGGTAGCCCGGGCACCGCAGGCAGCGGCACCACCGGCGGCGAAGGCGGCGACGGCGGCGCAGGTGGGTCCGGAGGCAGCGGCGGCGCAGGCGGCGCTGGTGGTTCCAACGGAGCCAGCGGCGACGACTAGTCGGTGAGTTGAACGGGATCGGCCCCCTCCTTCGGGAGGGGGCCGATTCATGTCACCGGGAAAGTCGTTGTGTGACGAGGGATCTCGGGTAGCGCTCCCGAGTCAGAGACGGATGGTCTGGTTTCCGAAGCGGATCACACGATCCTCACAGTGCCACAACACTGCGCGGGACAGGACGGCGCGTTCGACGTCCGCGCCCAGGCGCACGAGGTCGTCCACGCTGTGCCGGTGATCGACGCGTACCACATCCTGTTCGATGATCGGTCCTTCATCGAGGTCATCGGTGACGTAATGCGCGGTGGCCCCGACGAGTTTGACGCCCCGCTCCCGCGCCCGTCGGTATGGAGAGGCACCGATGAAGGCCGGAAGGAACGAGTGGTGGATGTTGATGAGGGGGCAACCGACCTGGTCGATGAAGGACGGGGTGAGGATCTGCATATAGCGAGCCAGCACGACGAGATCGACATTCCCGCGGAGTAGATCGAGCTGTCGCTGTTCGGCGCTCTCCCGGATGTCCTTGCGGGCAGGCACGTGGATGAACGGCACGCCGAATGGACGGACCTGGTCGGCGAGATCCGGATGGTTGGCGATGACCATCACCACCGACATGTCCAACTCGCCTCGACGGTTTCGCCACAGAAGATCGATCAAGCAGTGGTCTTCCTTGGACGCCATGATGGCCACGCGCTTCGGTTTCGCGGCCTCCGTGAGCCGGAAGTCCATACCGAACACGTCAGCGACCCTCTCACCGAAGTCGCGCTCCAGCGCATCCCGAGCCGCCGTCAGTCCCGGTAGGTGAAAGATGGTGCGCTGCATGAACGTTCCACCGGTCTGCTGCGTGGAATGCTGATCCAGCGAGATGATGTTCGCGCCGGCCTCGGCGAGAAACGTGCTGACCGCGGCGACGAGCCCGGGTCGGTCGGCGCACCGCAGAAGCAGCCGACCGACATCCTTGCCCATCTGGATGTCGTGCTGGACTGGTTCGTTCATCGTCTCACCCCTGCTCAGGCGTGTTCAGAGTTGCCGAGTGCACAGCACCTCGTCGAGGGTGGCGATCGTCAAACCGGTTTCATCGGCATGGCGGCCCAGCTCGGCGATGGTCACTCTCGAGTCAACATCCTTGGCCAGCGCGGAGTCCAGTCGCAGGCAATCGAACAGGGCCGGGCCACTGACGGGTGTGCCGGCGAGCACGTAGTGGCCCCCGGGCGCCTCGCGTCGCGCCGATTGTTCGGGCACCTGGCCATCGCCGAGCTTGTCCGCATCGCCGTAGTTGATACCGACCTGAACGAATTCAGCCCCTGACTCCACAACCCCTGCCAACCGTCCGATGAGATCGTCGGGAGCGAAGAACTGCCAGCCCATCCCCAGGTGAAGCCAGTACCGGGTCTCGACCTGGGCGCGGAGTTGCCGGAGGTCCAGATTCGGCGGTAACTTCCGAAACTCGACGAAAGGATACGAATCAGCAAGTAAAGCAACATCTTCCGGTTCCAGGCCGACGTCGACGATCAGCGTCCGCGCCAGCCGGGAAACATCGGTACAGCAATTGAGGAACGAGTTCAACGTCCGCTCGGTGGTCTCGCGGCTCCGTCCGGCGATCAGGGTGATGGTGACGTCGCCGCCGATCCGAACGCCCCATCCACGCACCGACGTCGCCGGGTAGGCCAGCGCGGCCTCGATCATCGGACCTGCGGAGCAGTCGCGATTCGCCGCGATTCGACGGCGATCCTCGTCGGAGATGTCGGCGCGGGCGAGCATCTGCCGACAGAGGGCGAAGGCCTCCTTGTGTTTACCGATCCACGATGCGCACACGGCCTGTTCGTCGACCGCACACCACTCGTAGACGGCGGTGTTCACGAAGAGCACGTCCTGTTCGGGCAGCGGTATCCGGGCGGCCCGCTCGGCGAAGAAGTATCCCAGCTGGTAGCGCTGATCGCTCCGGTAGTGGTGAGCGATCGCATGCAGCGGCTCGGCCCGGGTCGGACGGAACTCCCACGCGCGCAGATACGCATCCTGGACGTCCGGCCACGGCTCGCCGAGGCGGGCCATCGACTCTGCAACACGCTGGTAGGACGTGTAGAGCTCTTCGTCGAAGCCGGCGAGCTCGGTGCGGCGTCGATACCATCTCCGCGCGTTCTCGAAATCGCCGTAATCGTAGTAACTCTGAGCCAGGTAGAAGACCGACCGAGGATCGTCGGGATGGCGTTGGACCTCAGCCAGCAGGATCTCGGCGTCACGCGCGTACTTTTCCGGGTCGAGGTTGCGCCCGCCGAGGCGCCGTGACTCGATGTGGTAGTCGCCGGCCAGGCGTTCCTCGACGCACGGAACGTCGCAGTCGGCGTACTCATGGAGAACGCCGACGTAGCGCCACGGCAGCCCGTCGCGAAAGAGCTGACGTCGCCAGTAGGAGACGCCGGGGCCGTAGAGGAGCTGGTAGACATCGGCGGTCAGATTGCTGAAATCCGGTGTGCCCACTACCAGGTCGTCGGCGTCCATCACCCAGATGTAGTCCGCGTGCCCCTGCGCGAGGGAGATCGCCTCGGAGCGGTTATGCCCGAAATCGCGCCAGGGGCGCTCGTGCAGTTCTCCCCGAATGCCCAGAGCCGCCATGTGATTCCGGATCTTGTCCTGGGTGCCGTCATCGGAGCCGGTGTCCACTATGACCCAGGAGCTGATTTACGGGGCGACGGAGTCGAGCACCTCGTGGACGATGTGGGCCTCGTTGCGAACGATCATGTTCAGGCAGATCGTCGGCGTCCGTGCAGACACGAGTACTAACCGGTTTTCTGATAGACCAGCCAGCGCATCTCGACCGGCGACTGTTCCCGGGGGACGTCGAAGAGGTCGAGCCCGCTCACCCAATCCGCATACCAGCCCGTCGGAGGCCAGCACCCGGCCGGCAGATTCGCTTGCTCGTACTCGAACACCGAGTCGTTGGTGAGCAGGCGCAGAGGGAGGCCGGCCGACGCCGTATCGATCTCCTCGCCGGTGAATATGCTTGTGTAGACCTGCTGTCCGAATTCGCGTGCCGCATCCGCGAGCTCCCGGACTGCGTCATCGGACAGGAGGCCGGGGCGCGGCACGAACGTGTTGAAGACGAGATGTCCGCCCGGAGCCAGGCATTCCGACGCCAGCTCGAAGATGGCACGCAACTGCATAGCGTTCCGGAAGTCGGATACGACCTCGGACAGGATGACCAGTTGGTAGTCCTTGCGCAGATCATCCATGGTTTCGAAGACATCTCGGTCGATGACGCGGATGTTGAAGAGGTGCTTGTAAGCCTCGGCCCGGAGGATGTCGGCGAACTTGGAGGTCAGCTCCACGGCGTCGACAGGGTGGCCACGGCGGGCCAGGGCGAGCGCATTTCGGCCGGTCCCTGCGCCGATGTCGAGAACTCGTCCGGCCGCCGGATCGGCGATCTCGTTGGCGAGTGCCATGACCCGGGCGTCGGGGTTCGTGCCGAACAGCGGGGGTTTGCGCGTTGCGACCCAGTTGTCGTAGGTGTCGGCGAGTGACATCGCTTGCGGCTGAATGAAATAGTTCAGCGTGGTGCCGATCGGAGCGTCATAGCTGATGACGATGTTGGACCGGTTGGACCCCGCGAAAGCATTCGCCAGTTCCTTGGCCAGCAGTGACCGCAGGTGATCGAGTTCGTCCCTGGAGAACTTGCGGCCCAGCGCGGCGAAAATGTTGTTGCACATGGAAACGTATTGGTCCAGCATTCCCGGTACCGCCGGCAGGGTTATCTGGCCTGTCGAAGCGCCGCGCCGAAGCAGGCGCCGCGTCATGGCGTCGCGCATGTAAGCCGTATCTATGGACACAAGAACCCCTCGAAATACTGAAAATTCCCCCGCCGGCTGACAATACACAACACTTCTGTTGCGAAGGAACGAAACTTCCGGTGACGTTCGGGTCGCGATCTGCACCTATTTCGACATCACGCCCTGACGCGCGCTCGAATGCCCTTAACATCGCCACGTGGCCGATCCCAAAGAAGACGAACGCGACTCGAACGCCGAAT is drawn from Mycolicibacterium gilvum and contains these coding sequences:
- a CDS encoding calcium/sodium antiporter codes for the protein MLMNALWFVVGLLTVIAGAEVMVRGGAEVAARLGISPIIIGLTVVSIGTSMPELAVGVVSAADGSGALAVGNIAGTNVVNILLILGLSALLVPLALAMRTIRFELPMMAVAALLFWGLAADGNLSRLDGGILVTAAVGYTAAVIWSARRESRAIAAEFASEFAPEPVATTTEVRRRTATHVAMTVGGIVVVVIGADWLVDGAVGMARQFGVTDALIGLTVVAIGTSAPELVTTVMTTLRGDRDIAIGNLIGSSIYNILLILGITCLVPAGGLALTEGLVRIDIPVMVVVGLACIPIFLSGRRVSRMEGGMMVAAYLGYLAFVLSTQT
- a CDS encoding deoxyribonuclease IV — translated: MLIGSHVHGDDPLAAAEADGADVVQFFLGNPQSWKKPPPRDDADVLKAASMPIYVHAPYLINVASANNRVRIPSRKILQDTCDAASDIGATAVIVHGGHADDNDMDAGFERWVKALASLKTDVPVYLENTAGGDHAMARHFDTIARLWDHIGDMGIGFCLDTCHAWAAGEALIDAVERIKGITGRIDLVHCNDSRDAAGSGADRHANFGTGQIDPQLLVAVVTAAGAPVICETSDDGRKDDIAFLREHVS
- a CDS encoding PGRS repeat-containing protein, yielding MTAAIQLTSTGSDASEPWYVVNFGGGAAPSTNALANAVDYSRACGLICNGADGTAENPNGQAGGILFGNGGNGWNSTIAGVDGGNGGNGGLFGGNGGNGGNGYWGVVGTAGAVGAPGAAGAAGAAGAASGVVGGWGTAVPNPDFSWNVDCGGV
- a CDS encoding IS1380 family transposase; translation: MKNIAAASPVKVSADGHGVVSHAGMGMLRELADRTGLSAQVTAALADTYRGPWVYAPGEVFADLAAAVADGADCIDAVGQLCGDREHVLGAKASTTTMWRLIDERIDAAHLPGVRAARAAARAAAWAVGAAPTTGGWLHIDIDATLVIDHSDNKAGAAPTWKKTFGLHPLLAFLDRPDIAGGEALAGLLRNGNAGSNTASDHIIVLHQALASLPAAWRPNPDDPDNPEAPKVLVRCDTAGSTHKFAAACRAAGAGFSFGYPVDTRVQDAVDTLNLGDCWYPAIDTDGGIRDGAWVAEATDLVNLASWPEGTRLILRKERPHPGAQLRFTDADGMRVTAFITDTPPGVVPGQVAGLELRHRQHARVEDRIRELKATGLRNLPCHSFWANAAWLEIVLAAADLVTWTRLIGFASDRALARVEITTFRYRVLHVAARITRGARQLRLRIDATWRWAAAIAAAWHRVRTAFG
- the purU gene encoding formyltetrahydrofolate deformylase; translation: MNEPVQHDIQMGKDVGRLLLRCADRPGLVAAVSTFLAEAGANIISLDQHSTQQTGGTFMQRTIFHLPGLTAARDALERDFGERVADVFGMDFRLTEAAKPKRVAIMASKEDHCLIDLLWRNRRGELDMSVVMVIANHPDLADQVRPFGVPFIHVPARKDIRESAEQRQLDLLRGNVDLVVLARYMQILTPSFIDQVGCPLINIHHSFLPAFIGASPYRRARERGVKLVGATAHYVTDDLDEGPIIEQDVVRVDHRHSVDDLVRLGADVERAVLSRAVLWHCEDRVIRFGNQTIRL
- a CDS encoding glycosyltransferase, with the translated sequence MDTGSDDGTQDKIRNHMAALGIRGELHERPWRDFGHNRSEAISLAQGHADYIWVMDADDLVVGTPDFSNLTADVYQLLYGPGVSYWRRQLFRDGLPWRYVGVLHEYADCDVPCVEERLAGDYHIESRRLGGRNLDPEKYARDAEILLAEVQRHPDDPRSVFYLAQSYYDYGDFENARRWYRRRTELAGFDEELYTSYQRVAESMARLGEPWPDVQDAYLRAWEFRPTRAEPLHAIAHHYRSDQRYQLGYFFAERAARIPLPEQDVLFVNTAVYEWCAVDEQAVCASWIGKHKEAFALCRQMLARADISDEDRRRIAANRDCSAGPMIEAALAYPATSVRGWGVRIGGDVTITLIAGRSRETTERTLNSFLNCCTDVSRLARTLIVDVGLEPEDVALLADSYPFVEFRKLPPNLDLRQLRAQVETRYWLHLGMGWQFFAPDDLIGRLAGVVESGAEFVQVGINYGDADKLGDGQVPEQSARREAPGGHYVLAGTPVSGPALFDCLRLDSALAKDVDSRVTIAELGRHADETGLTIATLDEVLCTRQL
- a CDS encoding class I SAM-dependent methyltransferase, encoding MRDAMTRRLLRRGASTGQITLPAVPGMLDQYVSMCNNIFAALGRKFSRDELDHLRSLLAKELANAFAGSNRSNIVISYDAPIGTTLNYFIQPQAMSLADTYDNWVATRKPPLFGTNPDARVMALANEIADPAAGRVLDIGAGTGRNALALARRGHPVDAVELTSKFADILRAEAYKHLFNIRVIDRDVFETMDDLRKDYQLVILSEVVSDFRNAMQLRAIFELASECLAPGGHLVFNTFVPRPGLLSDDAVRELADAAREFGQQVYTSIFTGEEIDTASAGLPLRLLTNDSVFEYEQANLPAGCWPPTGWYADWVSGLDLFDVPREQSPVEMRWLVYQKTG